gactaactgtagcttgtttattgaagatgcaggacaaccacctagtaatgcattacaatagtccagtctggaggtcatgaatgcatgaactagtttttctgcatcagatacagataaaatgttcctaagcttggcaatatttctaagatggaagaaggctgtttttgtgatattggaaatatgattttcaaaggataagttgctgtctaatattacgcccaggtctttcactgttgagctagtgggaacagtgcatccttctagatgcaagctgaattgtgagagcttctgtgtactagtttttggaccaatatgtaatatctctgtcttgtcagaatttaataataggaaattattggtcatccaatctctaatatctttgacacactcagttagtctagacaaattagatatttcatctggtttggaaactaatcccattgCTGGATTGCTGGACttgaagagaaggaaaaaaggagcACAAAACAGGAGAGTCAGTTAAGGCAATTCCTTCCCTGAAATAGAGTTGAAGAAGCAGTGggcagcagcaggatcctggcCAGGCCTGGGGCTTCAGGAGACGGCTGGTGCAGATCCAGGAGAGAGACTGGGCGTCAGCGATTCTACATGGGGCTTCTCGCAGTCTGAACTGCCTGGAAACAAAACATAGGGTACCTGTTAGTCCAGTAGGCTTCCCTCACCTTGTGTGGCCAGCAGAGCCAACCTCTCCGCTGTGTTGCTCTGCTGGAGGGTGAATGGTTTAAGGGCGCTTCTGATTGGCCCAGAGCATTTTGGAGCACTTTTTCCCACTCTGCCCTGCGCTCAAATTTAGCGTGGCGCTGATCTGGTTCCGCTCTGCGCTGGTGCTTCTGTCCAGGGTGCTGAAGCACTGCTGTGCATGTTTTTGCAGGAAAGGAGGGAGGCGAGGAGTGCGGCGCTGTCACAAGCATTAAAACTGCTTTTGCATCGCACATGGATCCTGCTAATCAATCCTTAGAGATTAGCACCATGGCCAGCAGCACTGAATTAGAGTGCAAGGTGGAGTGGGAGGAGCCCCGCTAAACTATTCACCCTCCAGCAGCAGAACACAGAATAGCACCAGGCTCTGTCAGCCACACAGGATAAGGTCTGCCTCCTGCAGGACTAATGGGTGACCTTGTGGCCCAGCAAAGCTCTGCCATGATTCTGGGCCAACCCCGCCAGACTGCTACTGACTTGAGCCCTTCCTTAATTTAATTGCAGATGAACCTTCAGTAGAAATTTGTAAATCTTTGAACTTTACTACCATCAATTTCAGGAAGGTGATGGTGTCCCTCTAAAATTCGCATTTCTCCACCTTCACCATGAGCAGTTTAAGTGTAAGTAGATCTATATGCCATCAATATAGACAGTGACATAAGAGTTCAGGAAGTTTCTGAAAATTTTGTTTACAAAGGCTTGGAACACCACTGGAGcgtgttgaattttttttaatgaagaatGTACTCATTTTAATCTAAATATAATCCTAATTtactttaatcattaaatcaaAAGTTAATTTTAATCCTTAAATTTACTTATTTAAGCTAAATCAAATCTAAGACTATTTTAATCTGTAATCCTGAgttaattttaattttcatttattttgcttttgtaaCGAACTCTCTGGCTGACTTGTTAGGATCCATGTACAGAGTCTTTAATGATAAATCCAAAGTGACAGGCAGAAACCATGAAACGTAGATTAGCAAACTGAGGTCAAAACTGGAGAGATAAACCACCTAGCGACAATaccaaaatgagaaaaaaaacttgaaaaCAGGAATAACAGGCATGGGTCAAAGCACAGTAAATCCAAAGACAAGGCACAGTAGAAAAACAGCTCAGTAAGTTTCAATGTGAAGTGATACTTTGCGTCCCAAAGTTGTTTGTACATTGCTTAAATGTTATGGAACCTGGAAGTGTTCCATCACTGGTGGTGCctggtggtaatggtgatgtTACAGAGCCCCCCCAGGATCACCTTCAGTGTGAAGTTTCATTGCATAAATCAATTTCATTGCATAATCTGCTGCTTTCATTGCGAAATTTCATTGCATAATCTGCTGCTGACTCAGAGCCTTGGCATAGTTCCTGCAGCTGTACCGACACATCGTGCCCCCCCGCCGGGTACTCAAACACCTCCCAAATCAATCCTGAGAAATATGTGAAGGAGGTTTTTACCTGcggataaaatatatattatagatttaGTGAAGTTTTTGTAAGTGTATAGCAGTAATAGATAATTTGAGAGGACTCCGGACCACCCTGTAGTGTGTCCACTCAGTCCACTGGATTAAATTGTAAGTGCTccgtaaattaattaatattttatattaaataattggTGAGAAATGAATCTCCTTCAGTTGTTCTATTGCCTGCGGCACCAGTAAAAGGGGGTATGGGTATTAGACCATAATGGCATTGAGTCCCTGGTAATCTGTCCTGATACCCCCATCttttttcaccaaaaaaaaaaaatccagcagcTGTAAGTGacagggagggatggatgaaacAGGCCACCAGGACTGGGGCAGTAATTTTGTGGCATCCTGTGTTtcggaggcagagagaggggaTGGGtagcatttttttccttcttgcaTGCGGCAGTACGTGCGCTGTTAGCTCTGAGCCCCTGCTCAACGGTCTCTAGGACCAGAAAGCATAGGCAAGGGAGAGGCCATCTGCGTTTCCGTGCTGGCTCCTGGCTCCGTGTTGGACCTGAAACAAGAAGTCCTGTAACAAGAGGAACAATCGAGGTACCCATGCATTTGTGTCCGTGATCTTGGCCATCATCTGCAGGGGTGCATGGCCAGTGATCAAGGTGGGTCTTCCTGCCAGGTAATGGTGCAGCTCCTCAATTGCCCACTTTATTGCCAGGGCTTCTTGTTCGACCGCAGCATAATTTTTATCTGTGGGGGTTAGTTTCGTTGACATGTAGAGGACTGGGATGCTCTTCTCCTTCAAATCGTCCTCTGCCATCATCTTTGTGAGAAGGACCTTGGCAACATGGCCCGGCTCTGGGAGAGGGACTGCTGCGGCCTGGAGACCTCTACAGTGCTCCAACAGCACTTTGGTAGTCGTCGTCAGGCTCTGGATTAACTCCTGGGTAACTGCCTGCTGGTGGATGCTCATCTCCAGAAGGTGTTTCAGGATGTGCTCCAGGCTGACCCTGGGGGTCTGTTCTGCATCCTCTGCCCATGTTCTCCACCAGTGTAGTGCACTCCACAAGGGACACAGAACAAGACACAGAGCCAGGGAGCAAGTCAACGGAAATCTTTACTGATTTTAGCAGAAAGGCGGGGAAGAAgaatttaagaaagaaagaaaaaaaagaaacaaactaaAGTGGATCTTCCCTGAAGGAGTGTCTGGAGAGCGACTGTCATGGTCTTTGCTGGGGCTGGAGTCAGCAGCGATCTGGTGAGGTTGGTCCAGGAGTGAGGCAGGGCTTATTCTGAAGTATCTGCAAACAGAGCATACAGTCCTCATTAGACCTGCAGGGGCAGACCTTACTGTGTGTGACTGGAGAAGCCTGGCTTTCCACTGTACTCCACTGCCGGAGAGTGAAGAGTTCAGCAGCGCTCCTGATTGGTCCACTGTGGTTTGGCGCACTTTCATCCGCTCCGTCCAACACTCTAATTTAGCGATTCTGACCATGGTGCTGAACTGCCACTGGCTGTTTCGGAGGTAGAGAGAGGGTGCGAGGAGCGTTTTTTTCCTTCTtgagtgtggtggtgtgtgtcaTTTTCTCGGTGACAGTCAGAAGGGCAATCTCTGTGGACTGTGCTGCTTTGAAATCTTGGGATTTTGGAGATTGTTCtgcaagagatagatagacagttgATTATGAAACAATGTGTTCAAGTCTTTTataaagaaaggagagaagtgatacCAGTCTGTAGTTACTGATGTCTGAGGGCTCCAGAGCAGATTTCTTCATGATGCGACTACCACTTATATCTCTTGAAGGTAGTTTGTACATGACCTGATGCTATGGATACATTGATGACTGTGGTCTTGCAAGATGGTCTGAAGCATAGTGGAAGGGAGTGGAACCAGTGGGCAGATGGTAGGATTGCAAGACTTCCCATTCTGGGAGGGCCTGAACCTCTCGCTGCAGGCTGAGATGGCATGCAACGAGCAGAATATACTATCATTACTCTTTGTACTGCACCACGCTTCCTCTGATCTATTAGCACTGTACTtcaagactcttttctgttctggcacagaGGTTGTGGAAGGAATTTCCTTTAGATGTTGAAACAACCGTCTTTGAACaatggatgaagacctacctcctCCTGGAACTAGCTCTTATATGCCAAATGACTGAGTCTATTCTGGCCCATTGTGCACCTAGgccatgtatgtattttaacttaaatactgcctTAGTTGATagaatagaaagtcatgatgttcagactgtaatgtcttagcgccttaacagtttatattttatttatatctatcttTAGGGTTATTTAATTTAAGTCTTTTGTACATCTtaggtatggaataatattcacaagggtcctatatgtcaggggttttcataatcaaagacagtgggcctcctttttgtgGATAATCAGGGCATTGATAAGGACACGCGTACAGACTATTAGGCCAATTAAAAGTCTTTATTCACCCCTCACAACGTAACATACAATAAATACCCCTTAAGCACACAGAATAACGTAAGtagatttttttgtaattgcaACTTGGAAAAATTACATAATCGTGATATAATTAAATTATGTTATCGTAATCATGATTAGAAAATCGATTAATTGTGCAGAcctaatatacatatatatatatgtatgccttgactcgcatatgaacttaagtgacatcccattcctaatccatagggttcaatatgacgtcggtccaccctttgcagctataacagcttcaactcttctgggaaggctgtccacaaggtttaggagtgtgtttatgggaatttttgaccattcttccagaagtgcatttgtgaggtcacacactgatgttggacaagaaggcctggctctcagtctccactctaatttatcccaaaggtgttctatcaggttgaggtcaggactccagtcaagttcatccacaccagactctgtcatccatgtcatgaccttgctttgtgcactggtgcacagtcatgttggaagaggaaggggccagctccaaactgttcccacaaagttgggagcatggaattgtccaaaatgtcttggtatgctgaagcattcagagttcctttcactggaactaaggggccaagcccagctcctgaaaaacaaccccacaccataatcccccctccaccaaacccaATGCAAGGCACAatacagtcagacaagtaccgttctcctggcaaccgccaaacccagactcgtccatcagattgccagatggagaagcgcgattcgtcactccagagaacgcgtctccactgctctagagtccagtggcggcgtgctttacaccactgcatccgacgctttgcattgcacttagTGCActcactgaccccgctccgtcagtttacgtggcctaccacttcgtggctgagttgctgtcgttcccaaacacttccacattcttataatacagctgacagttgactgtggaatatttaggagcgaggaaatttcacgactggatttgttgcacaggtggcatcctatcacagttccacgctggaattcactgagctcctgagagcgacaccattctttcacaaatgtttgtaaaaacagtctgcatgcctaggtgcttgattttatacacctgtggccatggaagtgattggaacacctgattctgattatttggatgggtgagcgaatacttttggcaatatagtgtatgttcctAACTATCTTTTAAACTAGCAGTACTCAAACCCAAAACTAAAAAACAACTGtaggccaatatcaaaccttCCCTTTGTCTTTTAAATCCTAGAAAAGGTTAaagcacagcagttatgctcatacctacataggaataactttcatgaaatgtatcagtatTTAGGCCTCAttatagcacagagacagcactggctAAAGTAGTAGATGAGGATTGTTTCTTCCTGCTGGTGTTACTTGAttttagtgcagcttttgacggCATTGACCGTTCTATTCTACTTGACAGGCTAGAAAAGGGTTAAGGGGACAGCCCTCTCCTGTCTTATTTAACTGACTGTTATCAGTTTGTAAATCTAAACGGTGAAATGATGACTTTTCTaagccaggggtgtccaatctaatcgtcaaagggccagtgtgggtgcaggttttttttccaatccAGCAGAAGCCACACAAGGTGATTTTCTCCTACATTCACAAGTTTTAATTTTAGACATTTTCTCATATTACAGTAGTGTTCTTGGTAATAAATGATGCAGTTTACCCAGTGGTGtgaattataattttatttgaattaagcAACAGTTACATTATTAAGCATCATAATAAATGGTGAATAAATGGCTTAAGTTTAAACATTAtgaagcaagtgtgtgtgtgtgtgtgtgtttgtaagtgaGTTGCATTTGCATCTCAATTctagcatttgtgtgtgtgtacgtgtgtgtgtgtgtgtgtatgttgaatCGCAACTGTAGCAATTGCAGCACGGTTTAGCTTGTCCTTTTTCAGGGACGAACACACAGTCTGTCGTGTTTAGGAGtagtaacactgaaacacacacaagcacacacaaatcAATACAATCTCATCTACTCTCCTCTCATTTAGAAATAGATTTCATTTGCCTTTTTTTGAAGTCACACAATAAAACAGTAATTTTCAGAAACTCACATTACACCTCGCTGTGCACAGTTTGGTCCTGTCTTTACTTCCTTCTGAATTTTGATTTTTGGAATTTTGCCAGAGAAGAAATCGAAACAGCAGCTCTCAGGCTTTGAGATATGTTCTAATGCGAGAGCTGAGTAAGACACAGACGATAAAATAAATGCTCATGAAATGTCATACAAAAAAGATTAATCCTTAAGATCTTCAGGTAACAAAACACATTCCGATATATTCTACTACTAGTAGTACTAcaactagtactactactactaataatagcACATTATGTTTTACACACTTTTCACATGTTGAACATATTTTTCTACCACATAAAGGACAATTTTAAGTGCGGTTGCTGTATAGAATATACACCATTTATCATGTCCATCTCCTATATAAATCACATTGAGGTTGCACATACTGTCGATGATTCATAACTAATGTACAGCTACATAAAAAGTGTGTAATAAACTCACGCATAGCATCTGAGTAGAGCGCCATAATCAGGACAAAGCCCAGAACCAGAAACACACGACTCATCTTCATGTTCTCAGCAGGTGTGTGAAGCTCTGGTAACTTCTCTGTCTTGAACAGCAAATTTGCTAAATCAGCCAATTCCACTGCTTCCCCTCCCCCTGTACATCTACACCCAGCTACTCACCTCACCATTTCCTTTATTAAAGAGctttaaacagtaaaaaacaATTTAATACATGAGTACAGCCTACATCTGAGTGGAAAAGTAACTACTTCTGATACCACTGTACAAACCTGAATTTTCACCAActtacagtgaaacacacattaaatgtaattaataatttacataattttGAATTCTTTATGAACCTCCCCATTAAGAACAGGAGCAGGGGTAGTTTGGCAGCCTGATCTCATACAAATGTGTACTGTCTTTTCACCACCATGTCTATTAAAATACACTTGTGATCATGAAGGAGTTTCCCTTCtaagaataaaagaaataaacagactgAATTCTAAAAACAAATCTACAATTCACATACAGAACAACAGGATTGTGTGTGCCAACATAAAGTATATGGTATACAGTAGACACTCTCCAGTGTTAAAGGGTTTATAAATATATCTCCATATATGTACATTTATCAGTGTTTGTCCGCCCaatttttgctttaattttccgctttaattttattttatttttattatgctCTAACCCTTCCACCCCCACCTCACCTAacttacatttatggcattttgcagatgcccttatccagaatgatttgcatttatctctttaaaaaaaaaaaaaagactagtTGAGGATTAAAAACTTTACCTCAAAAATTGAATCATTCATAACATGTCTGATCTTCATCATAATAGGAGACAAACCCATTCCAAATAAAACTGATAACACAAACACTTATACACAACTTAAAGAGTCtaggttttaaaataaatgtgaatttcCGTGGTTAATGATTTGTCCAGAGGCTATATGGGGTCAGTCGCCGtcctataaaacacacacacagagtaaaaatgtaaaatgtataatttaaaaaatgtaatgaataatttacattttgaaTTATTTAGGAACCTTCTCTTTAACAGGAGTAGGGGTGGTTCGGGATACTGTCACAAATTCCCTTTTTGGAACCTCAAACAATCTCAATATATGTACATTCACCAGCGTTACAAGTTTCTGGCTGCTTTGTGGCTTTAATACCCCATGCTCTACCCTCCCCTCCTTAACcacctcatttacatttacggcattttgCAGATGTCTTTACCCACACTGGCTTGCATTTATCTCttttataaaacatacataTAACTACTGTATTAGTCATAACATGTCTGATCTTCATCTGAGTCATAATAGGAGATGAACCCATACCAACTAAACTGATAACAAGCTAAaataagacaagataagataatGCCTGGTTAATGACAGAAATTGTCTCTTTTTACTCTgactttttaaatgattactttaaatatttttttatcatcttGACATCATTTTAtgaatgaaatagaaatgtgtTTCTTTGATCTTTCCCCTACATTATTATTTCTGGTAAAGTTGGTATTTTATCccaaaatgtaaacatattatcataattataataatcatcttcttcttcatcatctgcaTGAAACGCTTTATCTTGGGCAGTGTGATGTTGGTTCTAGAGAATTCATCCCACTGGGACACAGAACATAAACATTACTATATACACAAAGCTTTATTTAATTCCAGGCTGTTAAGAAACACTACTGGATCTTTATGTTAGCAAAGTGGCAAACATTATGCTCCAGCATGtaaaaatcttttgtttctctcacacaAATCTTTTGCaaagatgtttttaaaaataatgaaatgaaatctgcaaagagtataaaaaatacatactAATCATGCCTGAGTCATTGTACATGTATCATATCTGCTCAGTGGTGCTCTGACATTGGTCTTTTTGCATTGACAGAAGAGTTCCAGGGGTGCCAAAAGTTTGTGACAGAACAACAGATTATAGCTGGTGATTTCTCATCCATAACATGACTTTATAGGAGATGGGATTTATAGAGCGTCAACttagtgtatatattgtaattgTAATATAAAGTAATAACAACTGCAATTACATTTAATAAGACTCAGAATTAGAGAAAACTCATACTTTTCATGTGATCAGGTGCTTTTTCCATCTCACACCTTAAAATTCAATGCCACTGCTTTTACCTCAGTGAAACACATGACATCATATGCAGTCACACAAGCTTGATAAATGGTAAATATGTGTATACATTGTGAAGCAATAATGATCCTGCatgaaaaaaaagcatgatctaaatgtcaaaaaatgtggaataaattatatttaataatttattgtgATGTTATTGTTAATAGTAGATTACATgtgcatatttaatttattgagagtttgtgtttgaCTAAAATACCggggctcagtggtaggtttctcgtcAGAAGGCCCGGCttcgattcccagccaatgGCCAAACCCTAGGAAGGGGTTGCGTCctggaagggcatccagcataaaaacctgtgccaaagttgttgtttgtttagagCATCATGCTCTAAGACACTTTTTGCACTTAAAAAAAgtaagcaagcaaacaaacaaacaaaaactaaagctagaaaaaaaaatcgcCTTTCAGTAGCACAATGACCCCGGGCCCAAGGCCAAAACAACACAGGAATgggtaaaaaaaatcacaatacttttgcaaggcactatAAATGTTGTACAATATGGTAGTTCCATGAAATTTCTATGAAATGGTTATTAGTGTAAATCATGAACATGAGCGTTGAATAAATACCTACTGTATTCACTGCTTATTAGTTATGAGTTCATAAATAACACGTCATCCCTGTGGCTAAAGTGTAGCAAAACTGATAACTAGTGACACCAAGATGAAGATTGTGTTTGATAAGGTTACATTTACACTTAGACTTTTCTTAGAAACACTGCAGAAGTTCAGATGATGTGAGATTTCCTTTTATCAGCAGGACTTTTCTGTAAAGTTGTAAGGCTGAACCCAAACACCCTAAGAAAGAAGGTCATTTCTGCTTAATGTATCTGAGAATGTATTGTTCTTTCAGGCGTTTCCCAAAGATTGTGAACATAGGTGAGGTCTGTAGATTGACCAATAAAATGACTGCTTCAGCCTTTAGCTCAACTCCtctacaccacaacaccactCCCCATCCATCTCTCGCTCCACTCCACCTCTTGCTCCAAGATTATTATCAATGTTATTTTTGACATGCTGCAATGTTGGCTGATAAAAACAGTTTTCAGAAATTTACAATAGACTCTTTATTAAATCCCATAATGTAGTCCTAAGCAATAAGATACTGATAaaaagaatgatttttttttttaccaaatgaACAATTTGGCAAGGATTTGAACACAACTGAACATACCATAAAACCtcaaaacataaaaatacaacatttacaaataacttattaaaatgatattaacTTCAATACAAATTACAAAGTAATACATTTGAGTTCCTCAGTTCTAATTAATGATAAACTCCCCTGATGCTGATTGTGCCAGATAATGATTCCACTGGTATTGTGAGACATTTCCTCTCCATTCtagcacccccccccacacacacacacacacaaacaaagaacaGACTCTAGTTTCAAAGTGATTTGATAATGGTAGCAGTCTGAGCACTGGGAATCTTATTAGTTaccagtggcggaccgtcagggccagcaagaccttctctgctggcctaaacagcagtgatctaaatcactgacttgcattaatatatttttacatgaatgtgtattaaattattcccaatagtctattctctacatttcatagcttttctcttggttgcgctgcttccagtagtgtatatttatgataagagtatttatccaatcatatttcagccagtggctgacatcatgtgttgcctgACTCTAACCAATAGTGAGAaccaatagtgcaggcgcccgtagcttaaaataagtggcaatgaaacttccattaaccaatcagatttcaagttgATGTCACTGGggtcatctagcaggcatacgattacatcagcaatttcatgtcttttgattggataattggagtagtcagaggcagcgaaaccgcacaaactaaataaaatatatatatattttaactcacaatggctgacagaggagaagaaatcaatttggtcgcggacatccttacaaatgcattttcaaggcggacttttcaagaattttttgattcttcaaaatagttggtaagctttttcaagaaccatttatgcttttgggttttctttttttttctgggttttcagtttgcctgcattccagatccccggggtgggctgtggttttttttttgctgcagtgaaaggataCTTGATGGAA
This genomic stretch from Hemibagrus wyckioides isolate EC202008001 linkage group LG08, SWU_Hwy_1.0, whole genome shotgun sequence harbors:
- the LOC131358059 gene encoding C-C motif chemokine 5-like encodes the protein MKMSRVFLVLGFVLIMALYSDAMPLALEHISKPESCCFDFFSGKIPKIKIQKEVKTGPNCAQRGVIVTTPKHDRLCVRP